In Chryseobacterium lactis, a single genomic region encodes these proteins:
- a CDS encoding thioredoxin family protein → MKKSIFYHAGCPVCISAEHDIVNLIGSENVEIIHLGNEKSKINEAERAGVKSVPALVTPGGNVLHINFGASLEDVRK, encoded by the coding sequence ATGAAAAAATCAATTTTTTATCATGCCGGATGCCCCGTTTGCATCAGTGCAGAGCATGATATTGTTAACCTTATTGGTTCAGAAAATGTAGAAATTATCCATTTAGGGAATGAAAAAAGTAAAATCAATGAAGCAGAGCGTGCAGGAGTGAAGTCTGTACCTGCTCTGGTAACTCCAGGTGGAAATGTACTTCATATTAACTTTGGAGCATCTCTGGAAGATGTTAGGAAATAA
- a CDS encoding pyridoxamine 5'-phosphate oxidase family protein yields the protein MSTQNLTHLEAIKKIQELSEKARICMFCTELETVPVNSRPMSLQETDDSGNLWFISSGTSNKNFEIKEDRRVQLFFMNNGDAQYLSVYGTASVYKDKATIEEKWSPLAKAWFDGKDDPNVTIIRVEPVETYYWDTKAGKLVSLFNFVASAITGHKTDNSDGVEGNATI from the coding sequence ATGTCAACACAAAATCTTACCCATCTGGAAGCGATTAAAAAGATCCAGGAATTATCGGAGAAAGCGAGAATATGTATGTTTTGCACAGAGCTGGAAACTGTTCCTGTGAATAGCCGGCCGATGTCATTGCAGGAAACGGACGATAGTGGCAATCTCTGGTTTATAAGCAGTGGAACCAGCAATAAGAACTTTGAAATCAAGGAAGACCGCAGAGTACAGTTATTTTTTATGAATAATGGCGATGCTCAGTATCTTTCCGTCTACGGAACAGCCTCGGTGTACAAGGATAAAGCTACAATTGAAGAAAAATGGTCTCCTTTGGCCAAAGCATGGTTTGATGGAAAAGACGATCCAAATGTTACCATTATCCGTGTAGAACCTGTAGAAACCTATTACTGGGATACCAAAGCCGGAAAGCTGGTGAGTCTGTTCAACTTTGTAGCTTCTGCTATTACAGGTCATAAAACAGATAATTCAGACGGCGTTGAAGGCAATGCAACCATTTAA
- a CDS encoding AraC family transcriptional regulator, whose amino-acid sequence MQISPPKHLSPFIRHYLFLENTQKDIRSMRLFTDGSTGLILSGDMNLYADILGNQMPLSFFYGTLSSYKDFYSKGRFSLIAVVFQPYFLNILLKASAKEINNQIISVEDVLADKFRPFQEMLFNSINPLLIIDHLNTYFSKLLSKEFNTDYQFIIAVQQYILHNKGSISSNELEKFTGYSERHLERKFQGFMGISPKKYSTIIRLHYFLSLLNKNKNVESMTTSSYLAGYADQSHLIRDFKNNVGLTPKQYVKTENKMAVNFIEL is encoded by the coding sequence ATGCAAATTTCGCCTCCCAAACATCTCTCACCTTTCATCAGGCACTATCTTTTTTTGGAAAACACCCAAAAGGATATCAGGAGTATGAGGTTGTTTACAGATGGGAGTACGGGGCTTATTTTGTCCGGTGACATGAATTTGTATGCTGATATTTTGGGGAATCAAATGCCTCTTTCTTTTTTTTACGGAACATTGAGCAGCTACAAAGACTTTTATTCAAAAGGGAGATTTTCTCTGATTGCTGTGGTTTTTCAACCATATTTTTTAAATATTCTTCTGAAAGCTTCCGCTAAAGAAATTAACAATCAGATTATTTCTGTTGAAGATGTTTTGGCTGATAAATTCCGACCTTTTCAGGAAATGCTTTTCAATAGTATTAATCCATTACTTATTATTGATCATTTAAATACCTACTTTTCAAAACTGTTATCTAAAGAATTTAATACAGATTATCAGTTTATAATTGCTGTACAGCAGTATATTCTTCACAATAAAGGAAGTATTTCATCGAACGAGCTTGAGAAATTTACAGGCTATTCTGAACGTCATTTAGAGCGGAAATTTCAGGGTTTTATGGGCATTTCTCCTAAAAAGTACAGTACTATTATCCGTTTGCATTACTTTTTAAGTCTTTTGAATAAAAACAAAAACGTTGAAAGTATGACTACTTCTTCCTATCTGGCAGGATATGCAGATCAATCTCATTTAATCAGAGATTTTAAAAATAATGTAGGACTTACTCCAAAACAATATGTAAAGACTGAAAATAAAATGGCAGTTAATTTTATTGAGTTATAG
- a CDS encoding nitrilase family protein, whose translation MNIKISTAQFENKSGDKAYNLSVIEKLAAQAASQGSHVIAFHECSVTGYTFARKLSKEQLLDIAERIPEGESIQKLQQIALQYDITILAGLFEKDEHDNLFKAYVCVDKTGLKAKYRKLHPFINPNLTPGNEYCVFDIMGWKCGILICYDNNIIENVRATKLLGADIIFMPHVTMCTPSTRPGAGFVDPLLWENRETDPTSLRLEFNGMKGRDWLMKWLPARAYDNAAYIVFSNPIGMDDDQLKNGCSMIIDPFGDVIAECHSFDNSFESAVITPDKLTQAGGYRYIKARRPELYRDIIGKEHSSEQKVVWLDDKNG comes from the coding sequence ATGAATATTAAAATTTCAACCGCACAATTTGAAAACAAAAGTGGAGATAAGGCCTATAATCTTTCTGTGATAGAAAAACTGGCTGCACAGGCTGCTTCTCAAGGCTCTCATGTAATTGCTTTTCATGAATGTTCCGTTACAGGATATACTTTTGCCCGTAAGCTTTCCAAAGAACAGTTACTGGATATTGCTGAACGTATCCCAGAAGGAGAAAGTATCCAAAAATTACAACAGATTGCATTACAATATGACATTACCATTTTGGCAGGACTTTTTGAAAAAGATGAACATGATAACCTCTTTAAGGCCTATGTATGTGTTGATAAAACAGGATTGAAAGCCAAATACAGAAAACTTCACCCGTTTATCAATCCGAACCTTACGCCAGGTAATGAATATTGCGTATTTGATATTATGGGATGGAAATGTGGTATTCTGATCTGCTATGACAACAATATTATTGAAAATGTAAGAGCAACCAAGCTTCTTGGAGCCGATATTATCTTTATGCCTCATGTTACGATGTGTACGCCTTCTACAAGGCCGGGCGCAGGTTTTGTTGATCCTTTGCTTTGGGAAAACAGAGAAACAGATCCCACTTCGTTACGATTAGAATTTAATGGAATGAAAGGAAGAGACTGGCTGATGAAATGGCTTCCTGCAAGAGCCTATGATAACGCAGCTTATATTGTTTTTTCAAATCCTATCGGCATGGATGATGATCAATTGAAAAATGGTTGTTCTATGATAATTGATCCTTTCGGAGATGTCATTGCAGAATGTCATTCTTTTGATAATAGTTTTGAATCAGCTGTGATAACCCCTGATAAACTTACCCAGGCCGGAGGATACCGATATATTAAAGCAAGAAGACCTGAATTATATCGTGATATCATTGGAAAAGAACATTCTTCTGAGCAGAAAGTAGTTTGGCTGGATGATAAAAACGGATAA
- the pdeM gene encoding ligase-associated DNA damage response endonuclease PdeM produces MFIATKDISIQNETFTLTNQRALFWQKEKALILSDLHIGKTAHFRKNGIALANHIMKSDLERLSALIEYFEPEKFIVVGDLLHAGDNSDVDEFCNWRNQYPHVQFYLIEGNHDRISEPLEKKLCLNFKAVSLDFDSFTLIHDFNKKLPGFQITGHIHPGIVLNSAVKSIRLPCFALTANQLLLPAFSEFTGLDTKNLPKNSTFFVFTDAEIYEI; encoded by the coding sequence GTGTTTATAGCAACCAAAGATATCTCCATTCAAAACGAAACTTTTACTTTAACCAATCAACGTGCATTGTTCTGGCAAAAAGAAAAGGCATTGATTCTTTCTGATCTTCACATCGGAAAAACAGCCCATTTCCGAAAAAACGGTATTGCACTGGCCAATCATATTATGAAAAGTGATCTGGAAAGACTTTCTGCTTTGATTGAATATTTTGAGCCGGAAAAATTTATTGTGGTTGGCGATCTGCTTCATGCAGGTGATAATTCTGATGTTGATGAGTTCTGCAACTGGAGAAATCAGTATCCTCATGTACAATTTTATCTTATTGAAGGAAATCACGACCGGATTTCAGAACCTTTGGAAAAAAAGCTTTGTTTGAATTTTAAAGCGGTTTCATTGGATTTTGATTCATTTACTTTGATTCATGATTTTAATAAAAAATTACCCGGATTTCAGATTACAGGGCATATACACCCGGGAATTGTCCTGAATTCTGCCGTAAAAAGTATCAGACTTCCCTGCTTCGCTTTGACAGCAAATCAATTATTATTGCCGGCCTTCAGCGAATTTACAGGACTGGATACCAAAAATCTGCCTAAGAATAGTACATTTTTTGTGTTTACCGATGCTGAAATTTATGAGATTTAA
- a CDS encoding 2,3-bisphosphoglycerate-dependent phosphoglycerate mutase, with the protein MTKLFLVRHGQSLWNLENRFTGWQNIDITDAGIEEAKKAGIALKGQKINIAFTSVLIRAQHTLTIILDEMGKPDIPVIMDKALNERSYGDLEGLNKAETALKYGDEQVHAWRRSYDVVPPGGESLKDTYNRVIPYFEKEIVPLLRKDENVLIVAHGNSLRALIMYLENLSPDEILEREIATGVPITYIFDEHFHVSRKEN; encoded by the coding sequence ATGACAAAATTGTTCTTAGTCCGCCATGGACAGTCACTCTGGAATCTGGAAAACCGATTCACGGGATGGCAGAATATCGATATAACTGATGCTGGAATTGAAGAAGCCAAAAAAGCTGGAATTGCTTTAAAAGGGCAGAAAATAAATATTGCTTTTACCTCAGTCCTCATCAGAGCTCAACATACACTTACTATCATCCTTGACGAAATGGGAAAACCTGATATACCGGTTATCATGGATAAAGCTCTCAATGAAAGATCGTATGGGGATCTGGAAGGTCTTAACAAAGCGGAGACAGCATTAAAATACGGAGATGAGCAGGTTCATGCCTGGCGAAGATCTTATGATGTGGTACCTCCCGGTGGAGAAAGCCTTAAAGATACCTACAACAGAGTGATTCCTTATTTTGAAAAAGAAATCGTCCCCTTATTAAGGAAAGATGAAAATGTATTGATTGTTGCCCATGGAAACAGCCTCCGGGCATTAATTATGTATCTCGAAAATCTTTCTCCCGATGAAATTCTGGAAAGAGAAATCGCTACAGGAGTTCCGATTACATATATTTTCGACGAGCACTTTCATGTGAGCAGAAAAGAAAACTGA
- a CDS encoding ligase-associated DNA damage response DEXH box helicase — translation MAAFENTNGFKIIQQWMTDKGISPFKFQIDAWRKFENGYSGMVVAPTGFGKTFSVFLALIADFLNHPERYKKGLKMIWITPLRSLSKDIAKAMQEAMDEIGLDWTVGVRNGDTDPKVRQQQVRNMPEILVVTPESLHLLLAQKNHETFFRELRCIAVDEWHELLGSKRGVMVELGISQLRKYVPKMKIWGITATIGNLDEAMEILIPYDIKKTKITAKEHKKIDIIPVFPNEIEILPWAGHLGHKLADKVVPIILDSKSTIVFTNTRSQSEMWYQLLLEAYPDFAGQIAIHHSSIDAHLRIWIEENLSSGKLKAVVSTSSLDLGIDFKPVDTVIQIGSAKGVARFLQRAGRSGHSPFETSKIYCVPTHSLELIEVAALKEAVKQKVVEPREPQVLCFDVLVQFLMTLAVGNGFYPDEAYERVKKVYAFQEIMDEEWKSILEFLTIGGSVLKNYEEFHKIVIMEDGLYKVTSRKIAMLHRMNMGVIVSDAMLKVKFISGGYIGMIEEYFISRLKKEDKFILAGRTLEVAMIKDMTVYVRAAKGKALVPSYLGGRLPLSSDLGHFLREKLSHALNPKASEKELKFLHPLLINQQENSHIPQENEFLVEMIKNREGYHLFMYPFEGRLVHEVMAALIAYRISKLAPISFSMAMNDYGFELFSDKEIPLNEENLQQILTRDDLMKDVIASINSAEMARRKFRDIAVISGMVIQNYAGQQRSNKSLQSSAGLIFKVLEDYDPNHFLIKQAYTEVFNMQLQEQRLVEAFKRIEKSKIILKHSRSFTPLSFPIKVDSLRQTLSSEGLDARIKRMLKLSGISDKDN, via the coding sequence TTGGCTGCTTTTGAAAATACTAACGGATTTAAAATCATTCAGCAATGGATGACCGATAAAGGTATATCCCCTTTTAAATTCCAGATCGATGCCTGGCGGAAATTTGAAAACGGCTACAGTGGAATGGTAGTCGCTCCTACTGGTTTTGGAAAAACCTTTTCTGTATTTCTGGCTTTGATTGCAGACTTTCTCAATCATCCGGAAAGGTATAAAAAAGGATTAAAAATGATCTGGATCACGCCACTCCGCTCTTTGTCGAAAGATATTGCAAAAGCGATGCAGGAAGCAATGGATGAAATCGGCCTGGATTGGACGGTCGGCGTCAGAAACGGAGATACCGATCCCAAAGTAAGACAACAACAGGTACGGAATATGCCCGAAATACTTGTCGTAACTCCGGAAAGTCTGCATCTTCTTTTAGCACAAAAGAATCATGAAACATTTTTTCGTGAGTTGAGATGTATAGCAGTAGATGAATGGCATGAACTGTTGGGTTCAAAACGAGGCGTTATGGTAGAACTGGGAATTTCGCAACTCAGAAAATATGTTCCCAAAATGAAAATCTGGGGAATTACCGCAACGATCGGCAATCTGGATGAGGCAATGGAAATCCTTATTCCTTATGATATTAAAAAAACAAAAATTACAGCCAAAGAACATAAGAAAATAGATATTATACCTGTTTTTCCCAATGAAATTGAAATTCTGCCATGGGCAGGACATCTGGGCCATAAACTGGCAGATAAAGTAGTCCCCATCATCCTCGACTCAAAGTCAACCATTGTTTTTACCAATACCCGGAGCCAAAGTGAAATGTGGTACCAGCTTCTATTGGAGGCTTATCCTGATTTTGCAGGACAAATTGCCATTCACCACAGCTCTATTGATGCTCATTTAAGGATATGGATTGAAGAAAACTTAAGCTCCGGAAAATTAAAAGCAGTAGTTTCTACCTCATCGCTGGATCTGGGAATAGATTTTAAACCTGTAGATACTGTCATTCAAATCGGTTCGGCAAAAGGGGTCGCCAGATTTCTGCAGCGGGCAGGACGTAGCGGGCACTCCCCTTTTGAAACTTCCAAAATTTATTGTGTTCCCACTCATTCACTCGAACTTATTGAAGTGGCTGCACTAAAAGAAGCGGTAAAACAAAAAGTTGTTGAGCCTCGGGAGCCGCAGGTCTTGTGTTTCGATGTGTTGGTTCAGTTTCTGATGACTCTTGCCGTTGGCAACGGTTTTTATCCTGATGAAGCCTACGAAAGAGTCAAAAAGGTCTATGCTTTCCAGGAAATCATGGATGAAGAATGGAAAAGCATTCTTGAATTTCTTACGATTGGTGGCAGTGTTTTAAAAAACTATGAAGAATTCCATAAAATTGTTATTATGGAAGATGGGCTTTACAAAGTCACTTCAAGGAAAATTGCCATGCTCCACCGGATGAACATGGGAGTTATTGTGAGTGATGCCATGCTCAAGGTAAAATTTATTTCCGGAGGCTACATCGGTATGATTGAGGAATATTTTATTTCCAGACTCAAAAAAGAAGATAAGTTTATTCTGGCTGGCCGCACGCTGGAAGTCGCGATGATTAAAGATATGACAGTGTATGTAAGAGCTGCCAAAGGAAAAGCACTTGTCCCCAGCTATCTCGGTGGAAGGCTACCGCTGAGTTCTGATCTGGGACATTTTCTGAGAGAAAAGCTGTCACATGCTTTAAATCCCAAAGCATCGGAAAAAGAATTGAAATTTCTGCATCCTTTATTAATCAATCAGCAAGAGAATTCCCATATTCCTCAAGAGAACGAATTTTTGGTGGAAATGATTAAAAACCGGGAAGGTTATCATCTTTTTATGTATCCTTTTGAAGGGCGTTTGGTACATGAAGTAATGGCTGCTTTAATTGCTTATCGCATCTCAAAACTAGCCCCTATTTCCTTTTCAATGGCTATGAATGATTATGGATTTGAACTTTTCAGTGATAAAGAAATTCCGCTTAATGAGGAGAACTTACAACAAATTTTAACCCGGGATGACCTTATGAAAGATGTTATTGCAAGTATCAATTCTGCAGAAATGGCAAGAAGGAAATTCAGGGACATTGCTGTTATTTCCGGAATGGTCATTCAAAACTATGCCGGTCAGCAGCGGTCTAATAAATCTTTACAGAGTTCGGCAGGTCTTATCTTTAAAGTATTGGAAGATTATGACCCCAATCATTTTCTGATTAAACAGGCTTATACCGAAGTTTTCAATATGCAGCTCCAGGAACAACGGCTCGTGGAAGCTTTTAAAAGAATTGAAAAATCTAAAATTATTTTGAAACACTCCCGCTCTTTTACTCCCTTAAGCTTTCCCATAAAAGTAGACAGCCTGCGACAAACGCTTTCCAGTGAAGGACTCGATGCCAGAATTAAAAGAATGCTCAAACTATCAGGTATCAGTGATAAAGATAATTGA
- a CDS encoding ATP-dependent DNA ligase, translated as MRHFADLINALETTNKTNAKIDAILDYLERAPDEDKVWFIALFTGKRPKRNVNTNYMKEWALEITKLPLWLFQESYSSVGDLGETLSLVLPPPQEKIDRTLSQWMTDIVDLKQKTEPEKKEFVLCSWNGLDYTERLIFNKLIGGSFRIGVSDKTLINALTKFSGQESSALMHSLMGKWLPGEVSFTELISAENINPDNSKPYPFCLAYPLEKELEELGEPDQWLAEYKWDGIRGQIIRRNDEVFIWSRGEELITGQFPEIEETVKAMKGNFVIDGEILAVINGNVLNFNELQKRLNRKTLTKKMLSEIPIEVFAYDLLELENNDLRDKPISARRAMLEELLLNEAPENIKLSKSIDFKKWDELNSIRENSRTVNSEGLMLKQKDSPYHSGRKKGDWWKWKINPLTIDAVLIYAQKGSGRRSAYYTDYTFAVKNGDSLVTIAKAYSGLTDKEIMEVSRFVTKNALEKFGPVRTVKAELVFEIAFEGIGFSNRHKSGVALRFPRIVRWRKDKTVDEIDDLEEIKKLIQ; from the coding sequence ATGAGACATTTTGCAGACCTGATCAACGCTTTGGAAACGACCAATAAAACCAATGCTAAAATTGATGCAATCCTTGATTATCTTGAACGTGCACCGGACGAAGATAAAGTGTGGTTTATTGCTTTATTTACAGGAAAAAGACCCAAAAGAAATGTCAACACCAATTATATGAAGGAATGGGCGTTGGAAATTACAAAGCTGCCTTTATGGTTATTTCAGGAGTCCTATTCTTCTGTTGGAGACCTTGGTGAGACACTTTCCCTGGTTCTTCCACCGCCTCAGGAAAAGATTGACCGTACTTTATCCCAATGGATGACTGATATTGTTGATTTAAAACAGAAAACCGAACCAGAGAAAAAAGAATTCGTTTTGTGCTCATGGAACGGTCTTGATTATACTGAACGTTTAATATTCAATAAATTAATCGGTGGCAGCTTCCGGATTGGAGTATCGGATAAAACGCTGATCAATGCGCTCACAAAGTTTTCAGGCCAGGAATCCAGTGCACTGATGCATAGTCTTATGGGAAAATGGCTTCCCGGCGAGGTTTCCTTTACAGAACTTATTTCTGCTGAAAATATTAATCCTGATAATTCAAAACCCTATCCATTCTGTCTTGCTTATCCTTTAGAAAAAGAGCTTGAAGAACTAGGTGAACCCGATCAATGGCTGGCAGAATACAAATGGGATGGAATCCGGGGACAGATTATCCGAAGAAATGATGAAGTCTTCATTTGGTCACGGGGTGAAGAACTGATCACCGGACAATTTCCTGAAATTGAGGAGACTGTAAAAGCAATGAAAGGCAACTTTGTTATAGATGGAGAAATACTTGCGGTAATCAACGGTAACGTTTTAAATTTTAATGAATTACAAAAAAGATTAAACAGAAAAACTTTAACCAAGAAAATGCTCTCGGAAATCCCTATTGAAGTTTTCGCTTATGACTTGCTGGAGCTTGAAAATAATGATCTGAGAGACAAACCGATTTCTGCAAGAAGAGCTATGCTGGAAGAATTACTGCTCAATGAAGCCCCTGAAAACATCAAACTTTCGAAGAGTATTGATTTTAAAAAATGGGATGAACTTAACAGCATCAGAGAGAATTCACGGACTGTAAACAGTGAAGGGTTGATGTTAAAACAAAAAGATTCTCCTTATCATTCCGGCCGAAAAAAAGGCGACTGGTGGAAATGGAAAATCAATCCGCTGACCATTGATGCAGTGCTGATCTACGCTCAAAAAGGAAGTGGTAGACGAAGTGCTTATTATACAGATTATACTTTTGCCGTAAAGAATGGAGATTCTTTGGTAACCATTGCTAAAGCCTATTCCGGATTAACTGATAAAGAAATCATGGAAGTGAGCCGGTTTGTAACCAAGAATGCTCTTGAAAAATTTGGGCCTGTGCGAACTGTAAAAGCTGAGCTTGTTTTTGAGATCGCTTTTGAAGGAATCGGATTCAGTAACCGTCATAAAAGTGGCGTTGCATTGCGATTTCCAAGAATTGTAAGATGGCGTAAAGACAAAACGGTTGATGAAATTGACGACCTTGAAGAAATCAAAAAATTAATACAATAA
- a CDS encoding ligase-associated DNA damage response exonuclease: MKLITLTQKGIYCPQGKFYIDPWRPVDMAIITHGHADHARWGMKKYLCHHFTKPILHQRIGPDIECQSVEYGQKILINGVQVSLHPAGHIIGSAQIRLEYKGYIAVISGDYKTQNDGLSTPFELVRCNEFVTESTFGLPIYNWLEVPDLNKKLQNWVLKNQENSKTSVFIGYSLGKAQRIMKAVEGLGEIYVHYSIGKLNEAFETVGIELPKYTIADFRERPKEVEHKIVIVPPALLDSNIIKKIPDPATAICSGWMQVRGARRWRSADAGFAMSDHADWKGLLETVKATEAEIVHVTHGQTEVFSKYLNEIGVHADVIETLFGEDEEESEKETLQNPEP, encoded by the coding sequence TTGAAATTAATCACACTTACCCAAAAAGGAATTTACTGTCCGCAGGGAAAATTTTATATAGATCCCTGGAGGCCCGTAGATATGGCCATTATTACTCACGGACATGCTGATCATGCCCGTTGGGGAATGAAAAAATACCTTTGTCATCATTTTACCAAACCGATCCTTCATCAGAGAATCGGACCGGATATTGAATGTCAAAGTGTGGAATATGGTCAGAAAATTTTGATCAACGGAGTGCAGGTTTCTTTACATCCTGCCGGGCACATCATCGGTTCTGCGCAGATAAGATTGGAATATAAAGGATATATAGCCGTTATTTCAGGTGATTACAAGACTCAGAATGATGGCTTGAGTACCCCTTTTGAACTCGTACGATGTAATGAATTTGTGACGGAAAGCACTTTTGGACTTCCAATTTACAATTGGCTGGAAGTACCGGATTTAAATAAAAAACTCCAAAACTGGGTATTAAAAAACCAGGAGAATAGTAAAACTTCAGTATTTATAGGATATTCTTTAGGCAAAGCCCAGCGGATTATGAAAGCCGTGGAGGGATTAGGAGAAATATATGTCCACTATTCCATCGGAAAACTGAATGAGGCCTTTGAAACTGTGGGGATTGAACTTCCGAAGTATACCATTGCCGATTTCAGAGAACGCCCGAAAGAAGTTGAACATAAAATCGTTATTGTTCCTCCTGCTTTACTGGACAGCAATATTATCAAAAAGATTCCTGATCCTGCAACAGCAATTTGTTCAGGATGGATGCAGGTACGGGGTGCCAGAAGATGGCGAAGTGCTGATGCCGGATTTGCCATGAGCGACCATGCCGACTGGAAAGGATTATTGGAAACGGTAAAGGCAACAGAAGCCGAAATTGTACATGTTACCCATGGACAAACAGAAGTGTTTTCAAAATATCTGAATGAAATCGGAGTTCATGCAGATGTCATAGAAACCCTGTTTGGTGAAGATGAAGAAGAATCAGAAAAAGAAACCCTACAAAATCCGGAGCCATGA
- a CDS encoding S41 family peptidase translates to MIKIKTLILIFTTSSTFGFSQNCTCETNYEWVKKTFEENDAGFQYTIDKKGIPAYQAHNNTILNKIKNVKSDTECSQTIYEWLKFFRSGHISISKIEKNNQEVQPASNVEPKTEIVKIDIEKFKKEIQSKKDSDIEGIWETEPYTIGIKKFGDTYKGFIIKSGADNWKPNELKLSINSDKTKGVFYMKNKSGQEVNSIQLIGKNYLEIGDFVLKRLSPKFEPDGNIDTYFESIQAQKPFLKQINKNTLFLRIPSFKGSLKKDIDSVIAANQAKIESTENLIIDIRDNGGGSDNSFAKIIPYLYTNPIRSIRTQLYSTKLNNQRMLDLYENYQKYGIAKEDRDFLKSSYDKLSKNLGQFVSLNEDPSIVGIKTLDKIFPNPKNVGIIVNNGNGSTAEEFLLAARQSKKVKLFGTTTAGVLDISNMYFVNSPCNEFKLGYSLSKSFRIPDMAIDGKGIQPDYFIDKTIPDYKWIEFVNGVLNEK, encoded by the coding sequence ATGATTAAAATTAAAACACTCATTTTAATTTTCACAACATCTTCAACTTTTGGCTTTTCTCAAAATTGTACTTGTGAAACTAACTATGAGTGGGTCAAAAAAACATTTGAAGAAAATGATGCAGGATTTCAATACACCATTGATAAAAAAGGTATTCCCGCTTACCAGGCACATAATAATACCATTCTCAATAAAATAAAAAATGTAAAGTCGGATACTGAATGTAGTCAAACCATTTATGAATGGCTTAAGTTTTTTAGATCAGGGCATATCTCTATTTCAAAAATTGAAAAGAACAACCAGGAAGTTCAGCCTGCTTCGAACGTAGAGCCGAAAACAGAAATCGTAAAAATAGATATTGAAAAATTTAAGAAAGAAATTCAGTCTAAAAAAGATTCTGACATTGAAGGTATTTGGGAAACCGAACCTTATACAATAGGAATTAAGAAATTCGGAGATACTTACAAAGGTTTCATCATCAAATCGGGAGCTGATAACTGGAAACCCAATGAATTAAAACTTTCCATTAATTCTGACAAAACAAAAGGTGTTTTCTATATGAAAAATAAATCCGGACAAGAAGTAAATAGTATTCAATTGATTGGAAAAAACTATCTTGAAATTGGAGATTTCGTTTTAAAAAGACTTTCTCCAAAATTTGAACCGGATGGAAATATTGACACCTATTTTGAAAGCATTCAGGCGCAGAAACCCTTTTTAAAACAGATCAATAAAAACACGCTCTTTCTAAGGATCCCATCGTTTAAAGGTTCTCTGAAAAAAGATATAGATAGCGTAATTGCGGCCAATCAGGCAAAAATAGAAAGTACAGAAAATCTCATTATCGATATCAGAGATAACGGTGGTGGAAGTGATAATAGTTTCGCTAAAATTATACCTTACCTTTATACCAATCCTATCAGAAGCATCAGGACACAACTTTATTCTACCAAATTGAATAATCAGCGAATGCTGGATCTTTATGAAAACTATCAAAAATATGGAATCGCAAAAGAAGACAGAGATTTCTTAAAAAGTTCCTATGATAAATTAAGTAAAAATTTAGGACAGTTTGTTTCCTTAAATGAGGATCCCAGTATAGTAGGTATAAAAACATTAGATAAAATTTTTCCCAATCCAAAAAACGTAGGAATAATAGTTAATAATGGAAACGGAAGTACTGCTGAAGAATTTTTACTTGCTGCAAGACAAAGTAAAAAAGTGAAACTTTTTGGAACTACAACAGCCGGAGTTTTAGATATTTCAAATATGTATTTTGTAAATTCTCCGTGTAATGAGTTTAAGCTCGGGTACAGTCTTTCAAAAAGCTTTCGCATTCCGGACATGGCAATAGATGGAAAAGGGATTCAACCGGATTATTTTATAGACAAAACTATTCCTGATTATAAATGGATCGAATTTGTAAACGGAGTACTTAATGAAAAATAA